A window of Apium graveolens cultivar Ventura chromosome 8, ASM990537v1, whole genome shotgun sequence contains these coding sequences:
- the LOC141678788 gene encoding uncharacterized protein LOC141678788 codes for MEIDKDERNGCLVDARKNSLHLFPVSPYASGEGLPYAPVDWPCPGDTWRWKVGKRTVASGEHFWDRHLYLPERLQGKNKGRGFVSKVSVEQYVRTYPGTDVKAFFDSFSWKIPYKSPSGPREHLLESQRETSGCKAGNKLCSSLIEPGKSPSATMFCDICCGEPGFCRDCCCILCSKTVDPANDSYSFIRCEATVENSGNCGHLAHLDCGLKSHMAGTVGGRVCLDVEYYCRRCDARTDLLPHVKKFLRICESIGSHDDINKILKLGSLVLHGSQRSDAKRLLHIFELTMGKQCDSRANTGTILDDVWNVNDTEGVIFNNGNDAVKCTTEEYVDIGQGFPKKASKNFDPVVESLKLEYDVDRTLQALKKSQDLEYSIAKRKLYEQKSCIQDLYQQLDQEKFEIARHLAYVADPDVLLQLTESRVDQIKKELLKLEDMKEVSKGFLKTSKEILKQHFGLEM; via the exons ATGGAGATTGACAAGGATGAAAGAAATGGATGCCTTGTTGACGCGAGGAAAAATAGCCTTCATCTATTTCCAGTTTCCCCTTATGCATCAGGAGAAGGTTTGCCGTATGCTCCAGTAGATTGGCCTTGTCCTGGTGACACATGGCGTTGGAAGGTGGGCAAGAGAACTGTAGCTTCTGGTGAACACTTTTGGGATAGACACCTTTATCTTCCAGAACGCTTACAGGGAAAAAATAAGGGGAGAGGTTTTGTGAGCAAGGTTTCAGTTGAACAGTATGTTCGCACATATCCTGGAACAGATGTCAAAGCCTTTTTTGATTCATTCAGTTGGAAAATCCCTTACAAAAGTCCATCTGGACCCAGAG AACATTTATTGGAATCACAGCGTGAAACTAGTGGTTGCAAGGCTGGTAACAAGCTATGCAGCAGCTTGATTGAACCAGGAAAGTCTCCTTCTGCAACAATGTTTTGTGACATTTGTTGCGGTGAACCAGGATTCTGCCGTGATTGCTGCTGTATATTATGTAGCAAGACAGTTGATCCTGCTAATGATAGTTATAGCTTTATCAGATGTGAAGCCACTGTAGAAAATAGCGGTAATTGTGGACATTTGGCTCATCTAGACTGTGGTCTGAAATCCCACATGGCTGGGACAGTAGGAGGACGTGTCTGTTTGGATGTTGAGTACTATTGTCGGCGCTGTGACGCAAGAACTGATCTGCTTCCACATGTTAAGAAGTTCTTACGAATCTGTGAATCTATTGGTTCTCATGATGACATCAATAAAATTCTCAAACTAGGGTCTCTTGTTTTGCATGGTTCGCAGAGAAGTGACGCAAAGAGGCTGTTGCATATTTTTGAATTGACAATGGGGAAG CAATGCGATTCAAGGGCCAATACTGGGACTATACTTGACGATGTTTGGAATGTAAATGATACAGAAG GAGTAATATTTAATAACGGAAATGATGCAGTTAAATGTACAACAGAGGAGTATGTAGATATCGGACAAGGTTTTCCAAAGAAAGCATCTAAAAATTTTGATCCTGTGGTGGAGTCGTTAAAACTTGAATATGATGTTGATCGGACACTGCAAGCCCTAAAAAAGTCTCAGGACTTGGAATACAGCATTGCAAAAAGGAAGCTGTATGAACAAAAAAGTTGCATCCAAGATCTGTATCAGCAACTGGATCAGGAAAAGTTTGAAATTGCACGCCACTTGGCTTATGTTGCTGACCCAGATGTCTTGCTCCAGCTCACTGAGAGTAGAGTGGATCAGATAAAAAAGGAATTACTTAAGCTTGAGGATATGAAAGAAGTGTCCAAGGGATTCCTGAAAACTTCAAAAGAGATCCTGAAACAACATTTTGGCTTAGAGATGTGA